One part of the Dysidea avara chromosome 10, odDysAvar1.4, whole genome shotgun sequence genome encodes these proteins:
- the LOC136236453 gene encoding coiled-coil domain-containing protein 13-like, whose amino-acid sequence MADKRDSDDLGLMTISKVESRRTFNNSELNTVAPPTPFNHQSSIVEELQLENSKLTTALKKTQKELEAAVTAHQDEQQTFAGSGCGKSSVVGKVVELSRKNRSLNAELAAEQNKVKQLEGKLREVIEQHSQKKEELVETKLHKPPSSNGNRETKTIAIVEEQLKEALAKSTEYRNQYQVVKQELKVALKVLNKEVGEGVNVSSLLGTTSGWRGRAQQIIALQNKVTELKQQLQSVKQSSGSETSITLTRRQSQSGGINRQMSTLRKMEKQKQQSLECVSTELESLKEQHGHLEHQFNALKARNKNLTIELKQVKQQLSSLHDKSKHDENLIAMLRLKQKETDQQKHMISAESNDEQQQQHFQQLLLRKDEEIKKLNKQISHMRSVGPDSRDTVVNRQLSAPPTARVSNSTVIPKLLASHNRETLSTPEIEQMKTQLQVLTVERDKLMELVACMQDRMDEAVNAATKLQADLQIQRRKNALQEKRLLHHQGGVTKSKCTENSMEDLEDQLMIQKDENKVLKDCLLNLRQNKQKDTKMMHELLLQSRELYLESIKRITQQLPN is encoded by the exons ATGGCGGACAAGCGAGATTCAGACGATTTAGGCTTAATG ACTATTTCAAAAGTGGAATCAAGAAGAACATTCAACAACTCA GAACTGAATACTGTAGCTCCTCCTACACCATTCAACCATCAATCATCAATAGTTGAG GAACTACAATTAGAAAATTCCAAACTTACTACTGCTCTTAAGAAGACACAGAAGGAACTAGAGGCAGCAGTTACAGCCCATCAAGATGAGCAACAAACATTTGCAG GTAGTGGATGTGGTAAATCCAGTGTTGTTGGGAAGGTGGTAGAGCTATCTCGTAAAAACAGATCCTTGAATGCTGAGCTAGCAGCTGAGCAGAACAAAGTGAAACAGTTGGAAGGAAAGCTAAGAGAAGTGATTGAACAACATTCACAGAAGAAGGAAGAACTAGTTGAAACTAAATTACATAAGCCTCCATCATCAAATGGCAACCGTGAGACCAag ACAATTGCCATAGTTGAGGAACAGCTGAAAGAAGCACTAGCAAAGTCAACAGAGTACAGGAACCAATATCAAGTAGTAAAGCAAGAATTAAAGGTTGCATTGAAG GTACTTAACAAGGAGGTCGGAGAAGGAGTGAATGTGTCATCACTACTTGGAACGACCAGCGGGTGGAGAGGTCGTGCCCAGCAAATCATAGCCTTACAGAATAAG GTAACAGAACTGAAACAACAGCTGCAGAGTGTAAAGCAGTCATCAGGATCAGAGACAAGCATAACTTTGACAAGAAGGCAGTCTCAAAGTGGTGGAATAAACAGACAAATGTCTACTCTGAGGAAGATGGAGAAGCAAAAACAACAAAGTCTAGAG TGTGTCTCTACTGAACTGGAATCGCTTAAAGAACAGCATGGCCATCTTGAACACCAATTTAATGCACTCAAAGCACGAAATAAAAATTTAACAATAGAACTGAAGCAAGTTAAACAGCAACTAAGCAGTCTTCACGATAAAAGTAAACATGATGAAAATTTAATAGCCATGTTACGTCTTAAGCAG AAAGAAACAGACCAACAAAAACACATGATATCAGCAGAAAGCAACGATgagcaacaacagcaacacttTCAGCAACTCTTACTAAGGAAGGATGAGGAAATAAAGAAGTTAAATAAACAAATTAG TCACATGCGTTCGGTGGGACCAGATAGCCGAGATACTGTTGTGAACAGACAATTGTCAGCTCCACCAACTGCTAGGGTGTCCAACAGTACCGTGATCCCAAAACTTCTAGCATCGCATAATCGTGAAACATT ATCTACACCTGAAATTGAACAGATGAAGACTCAGTTACAAGTTCTTACAGTGGAAAGAGACAAACTGATGGAACTAGTGGCCTGCATGCAGGACAG GATGGACGAAGCTGTTAATGCAGCTACAAAGTTGCAGGCAGATTTACAGATTCAGCGTAGGAAAAATGCCCTACAAGAGAAAAGGTTACTACATCACCAAGGAGGTGTGACTAAATCAAAATGCACTGAAAACAGCATGGAAGATTTGGAAGACCA GTTGATGATTCAAAAAGATGAGAACAAAGTGTTGAAGGATTGTCTACTCAACTTAAGACAGAACAAACAGAAAGATACCAAAATGATGCATGAGCTATTGCTACAGAGTAGAGAACTCTATCTCGAGTCAATCAAGAGAATCACACAACAGCTTCCTAATTAA
- the LOC136236454 gene encoding SWI/SNF-related matrix-associated actin-dependent regulator of chromatin subfamily E member 1-like: MQTSHYYSASMSGPAGINKPYWRDGGMVSQAPHGSFQSMTSHWMSGSVSAPSLPHIAGQGTKGKGNSQIPNIPQPPKPPDKPLMPYVRYNKKMWDKLRGDGNSELKLWDISKMIGSKWREMSEEDKQPYFEEYEAEKILYHEQLKIYHNSPSYKRWLEEKRLAEQAYHEAQQMQQQQQQQDNYAPPPPQIITPSHHQAHIDPRLSAVMTITDNEDSEYVTIKQVATARYYRNHKLMAEIFNDSSVPDTRSVVTEERLAMLQTQVQSLVRHQNKLEEELKQIQSKFDDRKRKIIGEQENFNSEMKKLCEQSPVTWKKPVLHISLKDLPTHNDTAVQYTKL; this comes from the exons ATGCAGACTTCTCATTATTATTCCGCTTCAATGAGTGGACCAG CTGGTATCAACAAACCCTACTGGAGAGATGGAGGTATGGTTTCTCAAGCTCCACATGGATCATTTCAG AGTATGACATCACACTGGATGTCAGGATCAGTTAGTGCTCCCTCTCTTCCACATATTGCTGGTCAGGGAACTAAAGGAAAAGGCAACAGTCAG ATCCCCAACATACCGCAACCTCCAAAGCCACCAGACAAACCTCTAATGCCTTATGTGCGTTACAACAAAAAGATGTGGGACAAACTACGTGGTGATGGCAATTCAGAGTTGAAATTGTGGGACATTAGTAAGATGATTGGGAGTAAATGGCGGGAAATGAGCGAAGAAGATAAACAA CCCTATTTTGAGGAGTACGAAGCTGAGAAGATTCTTTACCACGAGCAGTTAAAGATCTACCATAATTCACCCAGCTATAAACGCTGGTTGGAGGAAAAGAGATTGG CTGAACAAGCATATCATGAAGCACAGCAgatgcagcagcagcaacaacaacaagatAACTATGCCCCACCGCCCCCACAGATAATCACTCCATCACATCATCAG GCTCACATTGATCCAAGATTATCAGCCGTAATGACAATAACTGACAATGAAGACA GTGAATATGTCACCATCAAGCAGGTAGCAACAGCAAGATATTACCGGAATCACAAATTGATGGCTGAAATATTTAACGATTCCTCTGTCCCTGACACTAGATCAG TGGTTACTGAGGAACGTCTGGCCATGCTACAGACACAAGTGCAGTCACTAGTTCGTCATCAA AACAAGTTAGAAGAAGAGTTGAAACAGATTCAAAGCAAATTTGATGATCGCAAGAGGAAGATAATTGGTGAACAAGAAAATTTTAATAGTGAAATGAAAAAA TTGTGTGAGCAGTCACCAGTCACATGGAAGAAGCCAGTTTTACACATCTCACTCAAAGACCTCCCAACTCACAATGACACTGCAGTACAGTATACCAAACTGTAG